The following coding sequences lie in one Arachis hypogaea cultivar Tifrunner chromosome 9, arahy.Tifrunner.gnm2.J5K5, whole genome shotgun sequence genomic window:
- the LOC112709482 gene encoding uncharacterized protein, with amino-acid sequence MKKGIEFEWTPACEEAFKHFEEILATPPVLGKPKVGESLYLYLAITEEALAAILVREEGKVQQPIYFVSRALQGAELRYSKLEKLALALLTSSRRLRQYFQGHQVVMRMDQGIRQVLQKPELARRMMTWAIELSQYSLRYEPRHAIKAQAMADFLVEVTEDPTEELAIPWRLYVDGVSNQTLGGARIILESPTGVIYEQSIKFEFPVSNNQAEYEALLGSLTLAQEVGATRLEVYSDSQVVTLQVNESYQARDLLLQKYLEKVKELSKQFEEVTVQHVLRERNTRADLLSKLASTKSGVGNRSLIQGMENEPAITLCLTRIGLSWMDSITNFLENGKLPDDEKEAKALRREAAKYAIIQGRLFKKGLSQPLLKFMHPDQTDYVLREVHKGCCGYHIGGKALARKLVRAGYYWPSMMTDSKEFVITRFNIPEVVVSDNRTQFTDKKFAEFLTGLGIKQKFSSVEHSQTNGQVEAANNVFLLGLKKRLANKKGTWADKLASVIWSY; translated from the exons ATGAAAAAGGGGATAGAGTTTGAATGGACCCCGGCGTGTGAGGAAGCGTTCAAGCACTTCGAAGAGATCCTCGCGACACCACCTGTGCTCGGGAAACCCAAGGTCGGAGAATCGCTCTACCTATACTTGGCCATAACGGAAGAAGCTTTAGCGGCAATTTTGGTACGGGAAGAAGGGAAGGTTCAACAACCAATTTACTTTGTAAGTAGAGCACTGCAAGGAGCAGAACTGAGATACAGCAAATTAGAGAAATTGGCTCTGGCGCTGCTAACCTCTTCCCGCAGACTACGGCAGTACTTCCAGGGTCACCAAGTGGTCATGAGAATGGACCAGGGAATCCGCCAAGTGCTCCAAAAACCCGAATTAGCGagaagaatgatgacttgggccATCGAGCTATCTCAGTACAGTTTACGATATGAGCCCCGACATGCGATTAAGGCACAAGCAATGGCGGACTTCTTGGTAGAGGTAACGGAGGACCCGACCGAGGAGTTAGCCATACCGTGGAGGCTCTATGTAGATGGGGTCTCTAACCAAACGTTAGGAGGTGCCAGAATCATCTTGGAAAGTCCTACCGGGGTCATATACGAGCAATCAATCAAGTTTGAATTCCCCGTATCAAACAACCAAGCGGAGTACGAGGCCCTCCTGGGCAGCTTGACCCTAGCTCAGGAAGTCGGGGCTACGAGGCTGGAAGTGTACAGTGACTCACAGGTTGTCACTTTGCAAGTAAATGAAagctaccaagccagagactTGCTGCTACAGAAGTACCTGGAGAAGGTCAAAGAGCTGAGCAAGCAATTCGAGGAGGTCACGGTCCAACACGTTCTGagggaaaggaacacacgggcagacctcctatccAAGCTAGCAAGCACGAAATCGGGAGTCGGAAACCGGTCCCTCATTCAAGGCATGGAAAACGAACCAGCAATTACCCTTTGCCTGACAAGGATAGGCCTTTCCTGGATGGACTCCATCACTAATTTCCTAGAAAACGGCAAACTCCCTGACGACGAGAAGGAAGCTAAAGCGTTGAGAAGGGAGGCGGCCAAATATGCGATTATACAGGGCCGACTGTTTAAAAAAGGACTTAGCCAGCCCTTACTAAAGTTCATGCATCCTGACCAAACAGACTACGTGCTCAGAGAAGTCCACAAGGGGTGCTGTGGTTatcacatcgggggcaaagccctggCAAGAAAACTCGTCCGAGCTGGGTATTACTGGCCATCGATGATGACGGACTCCAAAGAATTC gtgataactcgATTCAATATCCCGGAAGTCGTTGTCTCTGATAACAGGACACAGTTCACTGACAAGAAGTTCGCAGAGTTCCTCACCGGTCTAGGCATAAAGCAGAAGTTCTCCTCTGTAGAACACTCCCAGACGAATGGTCAAGTTGAAGCCGCAAACAATGTCTTCTTGCTGGGCCTCAAAAAGCGGCTGGCCAACAAAAAAGGTACATGGGCCGACAAACTCGCCTCGGTTATCTGGTCCTACTGA